GCCGTCCACCACATTGGGCAATTCGGCCGGCGCGACCACCTCGGCGGCCTTGCCCTTGGCGATGCGCACGGAGGCAAAATTTCCCGACGGGTCCACGATTTTCTTGCCCACGAAATTTTTCTGGAACCAGGGTTTTTCGATTTCGCCCCCCAGCCCCGGAGTTTCGTTGTGGCTATAAACGGAAAACCCGGCCACGGTTTTGCCGTCGTTCTCGATGGCCAGGTACCCGTGGATTTTGCCCCACAGCCCGCGGGAATCCACGGGCAGGATGTAGGCCGCGGGCTTTCCCTCTTTGACGTAAAAGCAGACCGGCAGCCCGCCGTCCCTGGAATCGGCCGCACCAATGCGTCCGGTTCCATCCAGGGCATAGCAGCGGATGTTCTCCTTATAGAGCTGTTCGATCCGATCCACGCCCACTTTTTCAGCAGGATCGACGAGGCCCACGGATTTGAGGATGTTTTTCTGCCGATCCACAGCGACATTGCGCAGCCTGCGGTCCTTGAGGCCCGAGGCGGCAGCGGTGAGCATCAGGCTGCACACCAGGGCGACCACGGCAGTGAAAACGATGGATTTGAGTTGATCAGACATTGGGCACCCGTTTGCTCAGCCGCGCCTTGATGACAAAATGGTCGATCAACGGTGCGAAGATGTTCATGAAAAGGATGGCCAGCATCACGCCTTCCGGGTAGGCCGGGTTGAACACCCGGATCATCACGGTAAGCGCGCCGATGAGAATGCCATAGATCCACCGGGAAAGGTTCATGCCCGGTGCGGAGACCGGGTCCGTGGCCATGTAAACGATGCCGAAGGCGAAACTTCCCATGACCAGATGCCAGGCGGGATGCATGGAGAACATACGGGCCGCCTCGCCGCCGGAAGACAGGTGGATCAGGTAGCCGGGGTAGGCCACGGCCAGCACCCCGATGACGCCGCCGAGCATGATCCGGTAGTTGGCCACCCCGGTGATCACCAGAAACGCCGCCCCCAGCAGAATCATCAGGGTCGAGGTCTCGCCCACGCTGCCCGGGATGTTGCCGATGAAAAGCCGCTGGAAGGTGTAACCCGCGTCGGCAAAAATCCGGGAAACATTTTCTCCGGAGGCGGCCAGAGGCGCCAGGGCCAGGGGCGTTGCCGCCGTGACCGCATCCACGGCCTGCTGGCCAGTCTGAGCCACGGCCGTCCAGACCCGGTCGCCGGACATGTTGACCGGGTAGGCGAAAAAGAGAAAAGCCCTGCCGGTCAGCGCCGGGTTGAGAATATTGCGGCCCGTTCCGCCAAAGATCTCCTTGCCGATCACCACGCCGAAGGAGATGCCCACGGCCACCTGCCACAACGGCATCGTGGGCGGCAGGGTCATGGGAAAGAGCAGCCCGGTCACCAGAAACCCCTCGCTGATCTTGTGCCCGCGCACCGATGCGAAAAGGATCTCCCAGAACAGCCCCACGGCGTAAGAGACAATCAGCATGGGCAGCACGATCCAGGCGCCGCGCAGCATGGACGCAACAAAACCCGCATCCAGGCCCGAGGCCGCGGCCGCCTGATAGCCGGCATTGTACATGCCATAGAAAAACGGCGGCAGCAGGGCAATGATGACGAAGGTCATGAACCGTTTGAGGTCCAGGCTGTCCCGCACGTGGGCGTCCGCCGCGGTGGGCAGGGCCGGCGCGAAGGCGACCGTTTCGATGGCATCGAAAAGGGGGTGGAGTTTTTCCAGACGGCCGCCGCTTTGGAAATGGGGCCGGGTGGTATCGAACAGGCGTTTAAGCGCTTTCATCGGGAATCAGGCTATCTCCTTGTAATATTGGGCTTTGGCCGTACGGAAAACCTCACGCAGTTCGATCTTGGACGGGCAGGCATAGGTGCAAAGGCCGCATTCGGCGCAGTCCAGCAGGCCGTGGGCCAGGGCCTCTTCCACCTCGTCCGCCACAAGGCATTTCATGGTAAACTGGGGCAGGATGTCCACCGGGCAGATTTTGGCGCAGGTGCCGCAATTGACGCAGGCCCGCACTTCGCCATGCTGCCCGCAATCCATGGAAAAATGCTGGCGGCGCAAGGAGGACAAAAAGGCCGTGGAATAGCTGGGCTTACCGAAACCCGGCCGGATAAAGGCCAGCATCTCTTCCCGGTCGCCGTCGTCGATCAGATTCAGGGCGTTCTGGTAAACCCCCATGAAGCCGTCCGCATCGCCGGTAAAACCGGTGAAAACGCCTCCGGCAACATAACGGGCCGCCGCGCCGCCCGCCGGTTCACAGCGGCCAAGGTGCCCCAGCGGCACCCCCGCCCGGGTCGCGACATGGCCTGGATCGGCAGCCAGACTGCCTCCCACGGTCATGATCCGTCCGACGGGGTAGCGTCCGGTACGGATGAATTCCCCCAGCAGGATAACGTCCTGCCCGTCGATGACCCAGGCGCGGTTCAGCTCCGGCCCGGTTTTGGTGCGATACAGCTGGACACTGGCATTTCCCGAAGGATAGGGACCGGTGAACCGCTGGACCTCGACCCCGCCGGGCAGCGATTCGCCGAGGGCTTCGTCACCGGCCAGGTTGACCACGACCCGGTCGCAGAGCCGGCCGAGCACCTGGATGCCGACGGCAAACAGATCGTTGCGGCCGTCGAGATAGACCGCCGGATCCGGTGCGAAGGGTTCGTCATCCCCCAGCCGGACCAGGACCGCTGGCGGGGTTGCATCGGGGCTCGCGATATCCATGAACGGCAATGCGCGCAGAAAGGGCCACATGCCGCCGGCAAGCAGGCTGTCCACCAGGGCCTGACGAGATGCGGCGTCCAATTGGCCCTGCGCCGGAACGTCCACGGTCGCGAATTCCTCGTTTTCGTCCAGCTCGATGACGATCTTTTGAATGACCCGCCGCGGGCCGAAAGCGATGCGCGTCACCCGCCCGCCGCCGGGAGAAGGAAAGCGAATGCGTGTGTCTCGTTTGTCTTCAAAAAGAGGGGTCCCGACAGCCACCGCGCTTCCCTCTTCCACCAGCAGACGGGGCTTGATGAAAGGAATCCGCTCGGGTACCAGGCCCACTTGACGCGGCGGTTCCAGCTTTCGCAGCTCGCGCCCGGGCTTGCCTGCAATGCGCAAGGAAAACCCCTTTTTCAGGTTTATGGTTTTCATCCCTTAGCCTTGGTTATGGCACACAAAGGTGCGCAGTTGGAGATGGTACCGACCAGGCCGCAACGGGGGTATCGTTCGAAGACGGACAGCCGGCGGTGCTTAAAGTTTTGCAACAATCATACCGCAACAATGGGATTGTGCGTTCGCCCTGGTTAGCCCCTCTCTGAACCGAGGGGATGCGAGACGAAATCCTGCATTTATCCGTATTCAGCCAAAGGACCATAGATAGGGTCATGGCTGCGGGTATCCACAATATTGGACGGAATCTTAGGATGTTATTTTGCCATGTTTTCATCGGTTCCGCAAGCCGCGAATTACGCGCCGGTTGCGTCTATCCGGGCGCCGTGCAACCTTCCTCCCCTTGACATCGACGCGCTTTCGGCTTAGGAAAAGGTTATACCAGATATGGAGATCGCGGGATTGGAAGGTGCTAAAAAAATGAGAATGACCCCACAGCGGCGGGTCATTCTGGAAGAGCTTCGAAAGGTCAACGATCACCCGGCGGCTGACGAAATCTACCGGCGTGTCCGCAAACGGTTGCCGAAAATCAGCCTGGGTACCGTCTATCGGAACCTGGAGGTGCTCTGCGAGTTGGGAAAAATTCAGCGGCTGGAGCTTTCCGGCAGCACGAAGCGCTATGACGGCGTTCCCACCAAGCACTACCACATCCGCTGTGTCGAGTGCGGCCGCGTCGATGATGCTCCCATTGCCCCGCTCAACCAGCTTGAGGACGATCTTTACGGAACCACGGTCTACGAGATTATCGGGCACAATCTCGAATTCACCGGACTGTGCCCGCAATGTTCCAGGCTTCGCGGCCTGCGGCAGGAGGCCGGCTAACCCGGCTGTGGACCTTTAATAACCTATTCATTCCAGCCGGTTGTATTGCGATACAATCCTGTATCAAGTTAAACCCGAGACAAACCGCACCGCTTTTGCCGGCCCGCGGCCGCTAAAAACTTCTGCCGACAGCTGTCAATTTGAAGAAAAACCGACGCCAATGGGAATGGTTGCCGGCAATATCGCCTGGCAGAAGGACTGCCGGGGCTGCACGATTTTCTCTTGGCACAGGAATTGAATTAAACGGATCAGCTGAGTGGCATTGAATTCGATCTCGATCGGATACCGCAAACCCCATTCCTTCTCCACCCATAACAAAAGAGGTGACCCATGGACGACGCCTGCAAACCCGTTCTCAATACTGGATTAAGAGGGGTGACCATCGCCAGCACCAAAATCAGCGATGTCAATGGTGCCGAAGGAAAACTGGTTTATCGGGGCTATCTGGCCAAGGATTTGGCCGGAAACACCTCCTTCGAAGAGGTGGTTTACCTGCTTCTGTTCGAAAAGCTTCCCGACAGGGACCAGTTGAAGGCCTTCAAAAGGCAGATTGCCGAACAGCGGGAGCTGCCGGAACAGATTCTCTCGGCCATGAAGGCCATGCCCAAGGATGCCCTGCCCATGGACATACTCCAGGCCGCGGTTCCCATGCTGGCCACCTACGATCCTGACATTCGCGATACGAGCGTCGAAAGCGCCACCCGCATGGCCGTGAGACTGACTGCCAAGTTCGCTACCATCGTGGCCGCCTGGGACCGGATTCGCAACGGCAAGGAGCCGATCGCCCCGGACCCCGAACTGAGCCAGGCCGCCAACTTTCTTTACATGCTCAACGGCGAGGCGCCCGATGACGAACTGGCCGGATTTTTCGATGCCTGCCTGGTTCTGCATGCCGAGCACTCTTTCAATGCATCCACCTTCGCCGCCCGCGAAGTCGCCTCCACCAAGGCCCACATGTACGCGGCCGTGGCTGCGGGCGTCGGCTCCCTCTCCGGTCCGCTGCACGGAGGGGCCAACACCCGCGTCATGCAGATGCTGCTGGCAATCGGCGATGTGGACAAGGTGGACGACTATGTCGCCAACATCCTCGATACCGGCGGGGTCATCATGGGGTTGGGCCATGCCGTCTACCAGGTGGACGATCCCCGGGCCCACATCCTGGCCCCCATGTCCCGTGCCTTGGGAGAACGCGCGGGAGACACCCGCTGGTACGATCTGTCCAAGGCCCTGGAAGTCAAGGGCAAGGCCGCCTTCAAAAAGAGAAAAGGCAAAGACATCTTCGTCAACGTCGATTTCTACAGCGCCTCTTTATACTACTACATGGGCATTGCCGTGGATCTTTTCACGCCCATCTTCGCCATTTCGCGCATTGCCGGATGGGCCGCCCACGTCATCGAGGAGCAGTATGGCGGGGCGGCCGCCAAACCGGCCCTGTACCGGCCGGAATCAGACTATATCGGCGACTACTGCGGACCGGATGAATGCGCCTTCGTGCCGCTGGACAAGCGATAATCCTTCAATTCACCCACCAACTTGAGGAACGACAAGAGAAATGAAAAAATGGAAATGTACGGTTTGCGGCTACATCCACACAGGCGATGAACCCCCGGACAAATGCCCGGTTTGCGGAGCCCCTAAAAGCCGGTTTGTTGAGGTCACGGAACCCGAATCCCCGAAACCGGAACCTGCGGCAGCGTCAAAGCCGGAAGCTGAGCCTTCACCGGAGCCGGAACCTGCCAAAGCAGCCGAGCCTCCCAAAGAGGCCCAAACAGAAGAACCTGAGCCGGTCTCCCCGTTCAAGGATTCGCGCTATCGGCGGCTGTTCGAAACCATGACCCGATTCCACGGCCACCCCATCAGCGTACACATCCCCAATGGACTGCTGCCGGTCTGCGTCCTGTTCATTTTCCTGTCGGCGATCTTCGGGTTCCAGGGAATGGCCAGGGCCGCCACCTACAATCTGGGCGTCGTGGCCCTTTCCATGCCGCTGGTGCTGTTCTCCGGCTGGGTGGACTGGCAAAACCGATTCAACGGAGCCGTCACGGATGTGTTTATCGTCAAGATCGCCTGCGGCATCGTCGTCACCGTCACCGCCTGGTTTCTGTTCATCTGGCTGCTGGTCGATCCACAGGTGGTTACCACGCCCCAGGCCTCGCGGGTTGCCTTTTTCGCAATCAACCTTATCATGCTGGCGGCAGCGGGTACGGCCGGGTGGTATGGTGGCAAGCTGGTATTTAGAGATTAGATGTCCATCCAGAAATGGCCAATTTGCCCGATATCTTTGTTGCGCGAAAAATTTTATCCTCGGAATATGCCTGCAATATGCCTGCGGTAAAATTTTTCGTGCGCCTCGATCTCGACCAAATTTGCCTATTTCTGAATGAACATCGGATAGGAGAAAAAGAACATGAATCAAGCCGATCAAATAGATGATGCACAAATGCGGCAGGCGCAAAGGGAACTGTCGCGAATTCTCAGTGGTCTGAAACAGGAGATCCCCATCTTCCTGTTCACCCGCGGCGGAAAAAACGACGTGTTCAATGACGCCGCCAGGCAGGCCCTGCGCTTTTTTCGGCAACTGACCGACAAAATTGTTTTGCGGGAATATGACCTCAACCATGAGATAGCCCGGAAGATGGGCATCGACAACTCGCCGACACTGGTGTTTGACCCGGACCGCTACAACATCCGCTGGCTGGGGGCGCCCATGGGAGAAGAGGGCCGCATTTTTCTGGAAGCCCTGCTTCGTATCGGCACCGGCAAAAGCGATCTCAACGAATCCGCCATGGGGGTGCTGAAGAAAATCGACCAACCCCGGCATTTGAAGGTCTTCGTAAGCGCATCGTGCCCCTACTGCCCGCAGCAGGCCTTAAATGCCCTCAAGGCCGCCGTTGCCAAACCCGAAACAATTTCCCTTGAAATCATTGACATTCAGGCCAACGCCGAAATGGCCGACCAGTACGGCGCCCATTCGGTGCCCCAGACCTTTGCCAATGACGTGCTGACCGCCTTGGGAGCCCAGACCGAAGAGCTGTTCATGGCTTCCATCGACAAAATGGAGCAGCAGACCATCTTCATCCCCGAAAGCGACGCGGACGAGGTGGAATGTCAGCTGGTTATCGTGGGCGGCGGCCCCGCCGGTCTCACCGCCGGCATCTACGCCGCCCGCAGCGGCCTCGACTCCGTGGTGGTGGAAAAAGGGGTGCTGGGCGGGCAGGTGGCCCTGACACCAGTGGTTGAGAACTACCCGGGCATGAAGGGAATCGGAGGCAAGACCCTGGTGGACATCATGGTGACCCACGCCCTTGAATATGTGCAGATCTTTCCCGGAGAGGAGGTGGTGGACATCGCCCCGGGCGAACCGATCGTCGTTCAGACGTCGCGCCGCAAGTTCAAAACCAAGGCCGTGCTTCTGGCCACCGGCGCAACGCACCGCAACCTTGGCGTTCCGGGCGAAGCGCGCTTTTCCGGCCGCGGCGTCAGCTACTGTGCCACCTGCGACGGACCACTCTACAGAGGCAAACGGGTGTTCATGGTGGGCGGCGGCAACAGTGCCGTGACCGAAGCCCTGCACCTTCACAACATGGGCGTACAGGTCACGCTGGTCCACCGGCGAGACCGTTTAAAAGCCCAGGAAGTGCTGGTCAACCAGCTTTTGGCAAATAGTATCCCAATCCTCTACAACACCGAAGTTAAGGAAATTATCGGTGAGAACCGCGTAACCGAGGTGGTCCTGCTGGACAACAAGAGCGGGGTGACCGCCTCTCAGCCGGCCGACGGCGTGTTTCTGGCCATCGGCTACGACCCGGCCGTCGATCTGGCTAAAAAGGTGGGCCTGGAGCTGACCGAGGAAGGCTTCATCAAGCATGAGAACTTCCGCACCAACATTCCCGGAATATATGTGGCCGGGGATGTCGGCGGGGGAACCAAACAGATCGTCACTGCGGCGGGTTACGGTTCAGAAGCGGCCCTGGCCGTTTTCGAAGACATCATCAACCCCTACTGGAAAAAGAAATGACCTCCAAACCGTTCCCTGGCGAATCCCAAAACGCCAAAACGGTGGTCTACAGTCGGGTGACCATGTCCATCATGATGCAGCCCCAGGATGCCAATCCGGCCGGCATCGTCCACGGCGGCGTCGTCATGAAGCACATTGACGATGCCGCCGGGGTGGTGGCCCTGCGGCATACCCGCTGCAACGTGGTCACCGCCTCCATCGACCGCCTCGATTTCCACAACCCGGCCTTTATCGGCAACCTGCTCAGCCTCAAGGCCAGCCTGAACCTGGTGGGCACGACCTCCATGGAAGTCGGGGTACGTGTAGAAACCGAGGACCTTAGAACCGGTGAAATCCGGCACACGGCATCGGCCTACCTGACCTTCGTGGCCCTGGACGAGAACTTTCGGCCCCGGTCTGTACCGCCTCTGGTATTGGAAACCGATGAAGACCGACGCCGCAACCGCCAGGCCAGCGACAGACGGCGAGTGCGACTGAAGGAAAAAACCCACGAAAAATCCTGCCGGCACGGGGCGGATTCCTGCGGGCAGCCAACGGAGTGAATTAAAATAATGACCAAGATACTACCCGTAGGTGAGCCGGCACCGGATTTCACCCTCAACGACAAGGACGGCAACCCCGTATCCCTTGCAGATTTTCGCGGGAAGTGGGTGGCGCTTTACTTCTACCCGCGGGATAACACTTCCGGATGTACGACCGAAGCCAAGGACTTCAGTGCCCTGCTGCCCGATTTCAAGGCCAAAGATGCCGTCGTGATCGGCATCAGCGGCGACTCGGAAGCTTCCCACGCCAAATTCGCCGCCAAGCACGACCTTAGCGTTACGCTGCTCAGCGACCCAGATCACCGAGCGCTGGAAGCTTACGGTGTCTGGCAGAAAAAGAAAATGGCCGGGCGCGAGTACATGGGCATCGTTCGGACCACCTTCCTCATCGATCCGGACGGCGTGATCCAACAGGTCTGGGAAAAAGTCAAAGTCAAGGCGCACGCCGAAACGGTGCATCAGACCCTTTGCAGTCTCCATTGAATGCCGCGGATCTGCTGGCCCGGATCTCCCGCCGATGGGGCCTTGAACTGGTCCGCTGGCGGGAAGACCTGCCCCTGGCCGGCAGTCCCGAACGCACCAGCTGGCGCTGCGTCGCGGAAGGCAAGGACGGCCGGCTGTATGTGCTGGAAAAGATTGCCTCCCGGGTGTATGACCGCAAACGACGCATCCTCAGCACCTTGCAGCAGATCGACGCCTTCGGTCTGACTCCCATCGCACCTTACTTGCCGGATACCACCGGCGAAGCCATTCCTCTCATCGACCATGGTCTGTGGCAGCTATGCCCCTATGTGGCGGGCATCGATATGGACCGGCCGGCCTATGCCATGGAAAAATGGCGGGGAGATGCGGCGGCAGACTTTCTCATCCAGCTGAACGGAATCTGTTCGCAGCACCGCCTGAAACCGTCTCCACCGGTTTTCTCGCTGCCCGGCTACATCCGGGATCTCTTTGCGCTACTGTCCAAAAACGAACCGGCAACCGCGATGCGCTATCGCCCCTTTCTGCATCACCTTGAACGAAACCTCTTCCCAAAGATGGACAAGCTGCCCTACGGCTTTTGCCACGGAGATTATCATCCCCTGAATATCATCTGGGGGCGGCAAACGATCCGGGCCGTTATCGATTGGGAGTTCTGCGGTATCAAGACCGAAGCCTACGATGCGGCCAATTTAATCGGCTGCCTGGGAATGGAGGACCCCAGCAGTTTGTCGGGGCCATTCGTATCCCGGCTTGTCTACAGGTTGCGCGACTCGGGAATTTATGCGGAAGAAAGCTGGAAGTCTATGCCGGACCTGGTGCTGGCGATCCGCTTTGCCTGGCTCAGCGAATGGATGCGCAAAAACGACCGGCCCATGATCCGAATGGAGGCTGACTATATGACGCTTTTGTTGGAGGGGTTATCCTTTTAGCCGTTACATTTAATAAATGATTTCAGGTAGATCCTTCCCGCACTTGCAGGACACACGCTTATGGCATGTACCGTTGCCGCATTACTTCACGGAAATTTCTGCTACCGTCTACCACGCCAAAAATCACAACAGTTGTTTCAAATATCTGATAAACAATCCGGTAATTTTTTAAAACGATTTGCCGACAAACAAAATTGGTTAATCCATCAAGTTCACTGGGACTATGACCCCGTTCCGGGTTTTCGGATAGCAATTCGCAAACATGTGAAATATTTTCAACCAACTGTTTAGCGGTTAATGGACGACCGATTTTGGCGATATATCGTTGAATTTTTATTAAATCTTTTTTGCCCCAGCGGTAAATTCAACGGCGTATTTCATTCTTCAGTCCGTTTTTTCCGCCAACCCGTTGAGTTCTTTAATCATATCTGCAGCAGCAATGGTATTGCCTTCTTCGAAGTCTTTTTGGCCTTCGGCAGCCATTTGCAACAATGCCAGGGCCTCTTGAATTCGTTCATATTCAGTGATGTCCTGAATAATTGCTTTTGCTTCACCGTGCTGGGTAATGATCATTGTTCCATTGGTTTCATTCAATTTTTTGATAACCTCGGCAGCATGGGCCTTAAAAAAACTAATCGGCTTGATATCATTCTTAAAATTCATGGCAAACACCCCTTATCTAAATTGGCGTGGTCTTTATATGGACCATATATAGTCCATTTTTTATTGAAATGAAAGATTTAAACTGTATGCCGGCCGGGAAGTTGGAGATTCTCTCATTACGAGTTATTTCGAAATTTAGATAGTGTTCATCCGCGAAAATAACTAACTGGAATAAAAAAGAAAAGCGCATTTTATGCTGGTATTTTCTCACTGTCTGTAGTATAAAGTATTTTGCCAAACACTTAAAAATACTACGTAAACAAGAAAAAGGGCCGACATAAAATGCGCGAGAAACAACAAAAACAAATGCCGCTGATAAGTCTCCCCACGGGTCATCCCAGAGAAGTAGAACTGGAGATGATCAGCAAAATCCTGGACAAGACTCCTAACATTTACGATCATGTTCTGCAAGACCTCAACGGTGGCCTCAAGATAGAACGTCAACGAACCGGGGCCAACGGTATGAGTGCCGAGCAGGTGACCCGCGCCGCGATTGTGATGAAGCTTTTCAACTTCACCTATGAAGACCTCGCCTTTCATATTTCCGATTCCAGATCGCTCAGACGGTTTTGCAGAATCGGTATTTTCGATAAGGGCTTCAAGAAATCCGCCCTGAATGAAAA
This window of the uncultured Desulfosarcina sp. genome carries:
- a CDS encoding FAD-dependent oxidoreductase, which gives rise to MNQADQIDDAQMRQAQRELSRILSGLKQEIPIFLFTRGGKNDVFNDAARQALRFFRQLTDKIVLREYDLNHEIARKMGIDNSPTLVFDPDRYNIRWLGAPMGEEGRIFLEALLRIGTGKSDLNESAMGVLKKIDQPRHLKVFVSASCPYCPQQALNALKAAVAKPETISLEIIDIQANAEMADQYGAHSVPQTFANDVLTALGAQTEELFMASIDKMEQQTIFIPESDADEVECQLVIVGGGPAGLTAGIYAARSGLDSVVVEKGVLGGQVALTPVVENYPGMKGIGGKTLVDIMVTHALEYVQIFPGEEVVDIAPGEPIVVQTSRRKFKTKAVLLATGATHRNLGVPGEARFSGRGVSYCATCDGPLYRGKRVFMVGGGNSAVTEALHLHNMGVQVTLVHRRDRLKAQEVLVNQLLANSIPILYNTEVKEIIGENRVTEVVLLDNKSGVTASQPADGVFLAIGYDPAVDLAKKVGLELTEEGFIKHENFRTNIPGIYVAGDVGGGTKQIVTAAGYGSEAALAVFEDIINPYWKKK
- a CDS encoding 4Fe-4S dicluster domain-containing protein translates to MKTINLKKGFSLRIAGKPGRELRKLEPPRQVGLVPERIPFIKPRLLVEEGSAVAVGTPLFEDKRDTRIRFPSPGGGRVTRIAFGPRRVIQKIVIELDENEEFATVDVPAQGQLDAASRQALVDSLLAGGMWPFLRALPFMDIASPDATPPAVLVRLGDDEPFAPDPAVYLDGRNDLFAVGIQVLGRLCDRVVVNLAGDEALGESLPGGVEVQRFTGPYPSGNASVQLYRTKTGPELNRAWVIDGQDVILLGEFIRTGRYPVGRIMTVGGSLAADPGHVATRAGVPLGHLGRCEPAGGAAARYVAGGVFTGFTGDADGFMGVYQNALNLIDDGDREEMLAFIRPGFGKPSYSTAFLSSLRRQHFSMDCGQHGEVRACVNCGTCAKICPVDILPQFTMKCLVADEVEEALAHGLLDCAECGLCTYACPSKIELREVFRTAKAQYYKEIA
- a CDS encoding aminoglycoside phosphotransferase family protein, coding for MNAADLLARISRRWGLELVRWREDLPLAGSPERTSWRCVAEGKDGRLYVLEKIASRVYDRKRRILSTLQQIDAFGLTPIAPYLPDTTGEAIPLIDHGLWQLCPYVAGIDMDRPAYAMEKWRGDAAADFLIQLNGICSQHRLKPSPPVFSLPGYIRDLFALLSKNEPATAMRYRPFLHHLERNLFPKMDKLPYGFCHGDYHPLNIIWGRQTIRAVIDWEFCGIKTEAYDAANLIGCLGMEDPSSLSGPFVSRLVYRLRDSGIYAEESWKSMPDLVLAIRFAWLSEWMRKNDRPMIRMEADYMTLLLEGLSF
- a CDS encoding FMN-binding protein, giving the protein MSDQLKSIVFTAVVALVCSLMLTAAASGLKDRRLRNVAVDRQKNILKSVGLVDPAEKVGVDRIEQLYKENIRCYALDGTGRIGAADSRDGGLPVCFYVKEGKPAAYILPVDSRGLWGKIHGYLAIENDGKTVAGFSVYSHNETPGLGGEIEKPWFQKNFVGKKIVDPSGNFASVRIAKGKAAEVVAPAELPNVVDGISGASLTGKYLSGGLKDVLQEYEVLSKEFRAGSVTLPAGS
- a CDS encoding acyl-CoA thioesterase is translated as MTSKPFPGESQNAKTVVYSRVTMSIMMQPQDANPAGIVHGGVVMKHIDDAAGVVALRHTRCNVVTASIDRLDFHNPAFIGNLLSLKASLNLVGTTSMEVGVRVETEDLRTGEIRHTASAYLTFVALDENFRPRSVPPLVLETDEDRRRNRQASDRRRVRLKEKTHEKSCRHGADSCGQPTE
- a CDS encoding transcriptional repressor — encoded protein: MRMTPQRRVILEELRKVNDHPAADEIYRRVRKRLPKISLGTVYRNLEVLCELGKIQRLELSGSTKRYDGVPTKHYHIRCVECGRVDDAPIAPLNQLEDDLYGTTVYEIIGHNLEFTGLCPQCSRLRGLRQEAG
- the bcp gene encoding thioredoxin-dependent thiol peroxidase, giving the protein MTKILPVGEPAPDFTLNDKDGNPVSLADFRGKWVALYFYPRDNTSGCTTEAKDFSALLPDFKAKDAVVIGISGDSEASHAKFAAKHDLSVTLLSDPDHRALEAYGVWQKKKMAGREYMGIVRTTFLIDPDGVIQQVWEKVKVKAHAETVHQTLCSLH
- a CDS encoding NADH:ubiquinone reductase (Na(+)-transporting) subunit B, with the protein product MKALKRLFDTTRPHFQSGGRLEKLHPLFDAIETVAFAPALPTAADAHVRDSLDLKRFMTFVIIALLPPFFYGMYNAGYQAAAASGLDAGFVASMLRGAWIVLPMLIVSYAVGLFWEILFASVRGHKISEGFLVTGLLFPMTLPPTMPLWQVAVGISFGVVIGKEIFGGTGRNILNPALTGRAFLFFAYPVNMSGDRVWTAVAQTGQQAVDAVTAATPLALAPLAASGENVSRIFADAGYTFQRLFIGNIPGSVGETSTLMILLGAAFLVITGVANYRIMLGGVIGVLAVAYPGYLIHLSSGGEAARMFSMHPAWHLVMGSFAFGIVYMATDPVSAPGMNLSRWIYGILIGALTVMIRVFNPAYPEGVMLAILFMNIFAPLIDHFVIKARLSKRVPNV
- a CDS encoding rubredoxin-like domain-containing protein is translated as MKKWKCTVCGYIHTGDEPPDKCPVCGAPKSRFVEVTEPESPKPEPAAASKPEAEPSPEPEPAKAAEPPKEAQTEEPEPVSPFKDSRYRRLFETMTRFHGHPISVHIPNGLLPVCVLFIFLSAIFGFQGMARAATYNLGVVALSMPLVLFSGWVDWQNRFNGAVTDVFIVKIACGIVVTVTAWFLFIWLLVDPQVVTTPQASRVAFFAINLIMLAAAGTAGWYGGKLVFRD
- a CDS encoding citrate/2-methylcitrate synthase; its protein translation is MDDACKPVLNTGLRGVTIASTKISDVNGAEGKLVYRGYLAKDLAGNTSFEEVVYLLLFEKLPDRDQLKAFKRQIAEQRELPEQILSAMKAMPKDALPMDILQAAVPMLATYDPDIRDTSVESATRMAVRLTAKFATIVAAWDRIRNGKEPIAPDPELSQAANFLYMLNGEAPDDELAGFFDACLVLHAEHSFNASTFAAREVASTKAHMYAAVAAGVGSLSGPLHGGANTRVMQMLLAIGDVDKVDDYVANILDTGGVIMGLGHAVYQVDDPRAHILAPMSRALGERAGDTRWYDLSKALEVKGKAAFKKRKGKDIFVNVDFYSASLYYYMGIAVDLFTPIFAISRIAGWAAHVIEEQYGGAAAKPALYRPESDYIGDYCGPDECAFVPLDKR
- a CDS encoding type II toxin-antitoxin system Phd/YefM family antitoxin, translating into MNFKNDIKPISFFKAHAAEVIKKLNETNGTMIITQHGEAKAIIQDITEYERIQEALALLQMAAEGQKDFEEGNTIAAADMIKELNGLAEKTD